CATATAGGGAGAAGGGCTTTCGATTAGCTTTGACATTGCGTATAAGATAGGTGGGAGGTGATAAGAAAGACCACTCTTTCGTCTAAGGATGCCTAATATATattcattttgaatctttatttgcaaaatgttatttatatcatattgtGAAGGATTTTACTGAATATATATCACGATTTTATATATGTTTTCAATTATTTGTTTTGCAAGCCATCAACAGCATTTATTGCAAACCTTCATTTAGAGTAAGCAGAGATATAAGATAGTTGGATTCAGTAAACAATTAATATTGAATTACTCGGCAGTAGCACAACACAAGACAACAAGAGTTACCAGCTCTAGCAAACTATTGAGAAAGCTAAAGAATAAAGCAAGCAAACCTCGTGTAGTATACATGTCTGCAAGGGTATCAGGCTATCAGCTTCAAACAAAAAAACTAAGTTTAGAGGGAAACACACGAGAACTTAACTATCTCGGTTACTTTATTACCCAAGCAACCATAGATACCTCCACATACAAAACTTATTTGGCATATTACCAGCAGCTAATGTTAATTTGAGTAAGCAGCCAAGTCTCAGAGGaaatggtaaaataaaaaaaatgaaatggagCCATCTCTATTGCTTAAGCAAATGTTCTTGCAAGAATCTAATTTTTCCAGGTTTCCTCCAAAAAATGAATCACTTAAGCCAGACCATGCCCCTCATTCCTGAGTCAAACCTGCTTCAATTTCATCCCACTTGTCGCTGCTCGCAGAAAACTTCTCTTTAATCTCCTTAATGAGCTCCTTAGCATCATCAACCTTGGAAACACTAGCAAGCCCATTCACAAGATTCTTCATGGTTGTGAAATTAGGAAACCAGGCTTTGGCCATACTCTCCTTAGCGAAAGACAAAGCAGACTCGAACTTGCCAGCCTCGGATAGGAAGTGAATCAAGGTGAAGTAACAGTCGCTATTTGGAGTATACcccttcttcttcatctcctGGAACAGCCTCTCCCCTTCCTCAACATTCCCTTCCCTACAAAAGCCAAATATCAAATGCATGTAGGTAACTGAATTCGGCTTCCTACCCCTGCAAATCATCCCTTCCATCAGCGCCTTTGCCTCCGCCGACCTCTTCAACTTGCACAAGCTAACAATCCTCACATTGTAAGTACTCAACGAAGGGTGCATCTTATACCTCTCCTCCATCAGCTTCAGCACCTTCCCTACCTCCTCAAACTTCTCCTCCTTGTAGAAACCAGATAGCATAGTCTTCATCGTCGTCGCATTGGGCTTAACCGAATTTCTATCCATCTCATCCAAAACCGAGTACACAGAGCTAGAACTCCCAGATTCACAAAATGCCTTAATCACTAGGTTATAGGTATCAATATTGGGAATAATGGAATAAATCTTCGGGAATTCGAGGTAGATTCGTTTTACCTCCTTGTAGTTTTTCGCGACAATGCAAGCGAAGAGGAGTGAGTTTAGGGATTTCACGGTGCGAGGGACTCGCTGTTCTTCTTCCATTCGATCGAAGGTTCGGATCGC
The sequence above is drawn from the Arachis hypogaea cultivar Tifrunner chromosome 4, arahy.Tifrunner.gnm2.J5K5, whole genome shotgun sequence genome and encodes:
- the LOC112795897 gene encoding pentatricopeptide repeat-containing protein At1g11630, mitochondrial, giving the protein MSIPSRLRHIHLHHHHRHNFSTSILSPDSSTPLTSKQKTRAALNLLKIEKNPERVLEICAAASLTPENHLDRVTLSEAVKKLSAAGHLDGLRRLIEEDLKPRLDLRNGRFLSHAMVLYGQANMLDDAIRTFDRMEEEQRVPRTVKSLNSLLFACIVAKNYKEVKRIYLEFPKIYSIIPNIDTYNLVIKAFCESGSSSSVYSVLDEMDRNSVKPNATTMKTMLSGFYKEEKFEEVGKVLKLMEERYKMHPSLSTYNVRIVSLCKLKRSAEAKALMEGMICRGRKPNSVTYMHLIFGFCREGNVEEGERLFQEMKKKGYTPNSDCYFTLIHFLSEAGKFESALSFAKESMAKAWFPNFTTMKNLVNGLASVSKVDDAKELIKEIKEKFSASSDKWDEIEAGLTQE